In Paenibacillus guangzhouensis, a single window of DNA contains:
- a CDS encoding cache domain-containing sensor histidine kinase — protein MNFSSLKTRLIATLLMSTLIPLLLLGAISYLALQNVFQQKIENGIQNTLAQTRMNLENTLSNMEYASLQLSQDGSVGQSLSKLLSSQRIFEKMQLTSEIQQNLNLVNFTNPYLGVMLYYFTDPKEFRFENRDIRKDFSIDTLPMLSQMKGATFFGPHTTAYKHSQNRVFSMIRPIEVPGMKPQSVYVYLETNLLLFEKIINQNQYGMKASHALIDQNGKVAYSDDPSLFTPNADFSLQKTAGDYLFQERSDQGWRIVVTIQKRDFEKEFRSWLLKYGGISLVCVAISIALALLVWRTVYRPIRKILKEIRLMSDSKFNSQLKLTHIQEFDTVLYEFDQMRTSIKELFAEIEQKERTKAHLEVEKLLHQINPHFIHNTLNTIQWIARMNGQDEIDRLVSIFTRVLHYNLGKEGAIVTLSEELSAMKDYVALQRIRYDYQFDVRYDIDEALLVQTIPRFILQPMVENALYHGLGDESGTIEVIVAAQDGFMNIQVKDNGAGMTDVEVSLLLTHQSDNKKSGLGIGLNYVLRMIHVHYGELGRFQIESQIGQGTTMTLQIPMNEEQRMMVGIRST, from the coding sequence ATGAACTTCTCCTCCTTAAAGACACGACTGATCGCCACCCTCTTAATGAGTACGTTAATCCCTCTTCTTCTGCTTGGTGCGATCTCTTACTTGGCTCTGCAAAATGTGTTTCAACAAAAAATTGAAAACGGCATTCAAAACACGTTGGCGCAAACGCGCATGAACCTCGAGAATACATTAAGCAATATGGAATACGCCTCGTTGCAGCTCTCGCAGGATGGAAGCGTCGGACAATCGCTGTCCAAGTTACTGTCCTCCCAAAGGATATTCGAGAAAATGCAGCTGACATCAGAGATCCAACAGAACTTAAACTTAGTCAACTTTACGAATCCGTATTTGGGCGTGATGCTCTATTATTTTACCGATCCGAAAGAATTTCGCTTTGAGAACAGAGATATTCGCAAAGATTTTTCTATCGATACACTCCCTATGTTGTCTCAAATGAAGGGCGCGACGTTTTTCGGTCCCCACACAACAGCCTACAAACACAGTCAAAATCGCGTATTTTCCATGATCCGACCGATCGAGGTCCCGGGGATGAAACCGCAGTCGGTATATGTATATCTCGAAACCAATTTGCTCCTGTTCGAAAAAATAATCAACCAAAACCAGTACGGCATGAAGGCCTCGCATGCTCTGATTGATCAGAACGGAAAAGTCGCTTACAGCGACGATCCGAGCCTGTTCACTCCGAACGCTGATTTTTCGCTGCAAAAAACTGCCGGCGATTACTTGTTCCAAGAGCGCAGCGATCAAGGATGGCGGATCGTCGTCACCATTCAGAAACGTGATTTTGAAAAGGAGTTTCGATCTTGGCTTCTGAAATACGGTGGCATCAGTCTAGTATGTGTTGCAATCAGCATTGCACTCGCGCTGCTGGTATGGCGAACCGTGTACCGGCCGATCCGTAAAATTCTAAAAGAAATCCGCCTGATGTCCGATAGCAAGTTTAATTCGCAGCTCAAACTGACGCATATTCAAGAATTTGACACGGTGTTATATGAGTTCGATCAGATGCGGACGAGCATCAAGGAACTCTTCGCGGAAATCGAGCAAAAGGAGCGGACGAAAGCGCATTTGGAAGTGGAAAAGCTGCTTCATCAGATTAATCCGCATTTCATTCATAACACATTAAATACAATTCAATGGATTGCCCGCATGAACGGGCAAGATGAGATCGACCGGCTCGTCTCGATTTTTACGCGCGTCCTTCATTACAATCTCGGCAAGGAAGGTGCAATCGTCACGCTTAGCGAAGAACTCAGCGCAATGAAGGATTATGTCGCTTTACAGCGTATCCGATACGATTACCAGTTCGATGTCCGTTACGACATTGATGAGGCGCTGCTCGTACAGACGATCCCTCGGTTCATCTTACAACCCATGGTTGAGAACGCCTTGTATCATGGGCTTGGCGACGAATCCGGGACGATTGAAGTCATTGTTGCTGCGCAAGACGGCTTCATGAACATTCAAGTGAAGGACAACGGAGCAGGGATGACCGATGTGGAAGTGTCACTGCTGCTCACCCATCAAAGCGATAACAAAAAATCCGGGCTGGGCATCGGGCTGAATTATGTACTGAGAATGATCCATGTCCATTATGGCGAGCTCGGCCGCTTTCAGATTGAAAGCCAAATCGGACAAGGCACAACCATGACGCTTCAGATTCCGATGAACGAAGAGCAACGAATGATGGTAGGAATTCGGTCGACATAG
- a CDS encoding ABC transporter ATP-binding protein, which translates to MKKAIEVKGLRKSFKNTEVLKGVDFEVKRGEIFALLGSNGAGKTTIVRILTTLLKQDGGTATINGFDVASKPDQVRQSISLTGQFAAVDEILTGRENLIMIAKLRHLDHPRQVADDLLKRFGLTDAADRKPSTYSGGMRRRLDIALSLVGKPQIIFLDEPTTGLDPEARIEVWKIVKELSGRGTTVFLTTQYLEEAEQLADQIAILHEGRIIAGGTLAELKKLFPSAKVEYVEKQPTLEEIFLAIIGKKEAM; encoded by the coding sequence ATGAAAAAAGCAATTGAAGTGAAAGGTCTGCGAAAGTCTTTCAAGAACACAGAAGTCCTGAAGGGCGTCGATTTTGAAGTGAAGCGAGGTGAGATTTTCGCCCTGCTTGGCTCCAACGGCGCGGGTAAGACGACGATTGTTAGAATCCTCACCACGCTGCTCAAACAGGACGGAGGCACCGCCACCATAAACGGCTTTGACGTCGCGTCAAAGCCGGATCAAGTGCGGCAGTCGATTAGTTTGACCGGACAATTTGCCGCGGTTGATGAGATTTTGACCGGGCGGGAAAATCTGATTATGATTGCCAAGCTGCGGCATCTGGATCATCCGCGTCAAGTTGCGGACGATTTGCTGAAACGTTTCGGCTTAACTGACGCGGCCGACCGTAAGCCATCTACTTATTCAGGTGGTATGCGCCGTAGGCTCGATATTGCCTTGAGCCTTGTGGGCAAACCGCAGATCATTTTCCTCGATGAGCCAACCACCGGGCTTGATCCCGAGGCACGTATCGAGGTTTGGAAAATTGTAAAGGAGCTGTCGGGCCGCGGCACGACAGTATTCCTCACCACGCAGTATTTAGAGGAAGCCGAGCAGCTTGCCGACCAAATTGCCATTCTGCACGAGGGCAGGATTATCGCCGGCGGCACGCTCGCGGAACTGAAAAAGCTGTTTCCATCCGCAAAGGTGGAGTATGTTGAAAAACAGCCGACATTGGAGGAAATATTCCTCGCAATTATCGGTAAAAAGGAGGCCATGTAA
- a CDS encoding response regulator transcription factor, whose translation MLKALIVDDERLVRKGLISTMPWEKYEILIIGDVGNGRAALEFMEQQKVDLLFVDLTMPTMSGFELMKAVRAKYPKIWLVVLTCHQDFNYIQEAMRTGAIDYVVKTQLDKESMDDILDRIVKRIQFEKSNQASGALVTHSTAEEKAIWFVAGVHPRVVDDLYAELQRAGIHSPAALGDNLWSIPSTVQESVIIQFMNQTNACVFLKVYGHNQPSVSALRQYLFYAYEPHRKVYDVLRPTVQEDGHSNKYENMLDEIWFSLHWIYDENAWNSLTAWIEQTKPSLLQLQDLLSELLQVCHELLPSETLDTNEPPPPSLGTWWAFKACINELRSRIQVRMKQLDYFDDIIISIMKALHIMNGLQDFYVNRDMIASKINMSSGYFSECFKEITGKSFGEHMKTLQINRAKTLLETTTYPIYHIAERSGYKDDKYFSRIFRERVGIGPAEYRKLRERSGSNV comes from the coding sequence ATGTTGAAGGCATTAATCGTAGATGATGAAAGACTGGTCCGTAAAGGGCTCATTTCCACGATGCCATGGGAGAAATACGAAATCCTCATTATCGGCGATGTCGGGAACGGTCGCGCAGCGCTCGAATTCATGGAGCAGCAGAAGGTTGACCTCCTGTTCGTCGATTTAACGATGCCTACGATGAGTGGCTTCGAGCTGATGAAAGCCGTTCGCGCAAAATATCCGAAGATTTGGCTCGTCGTCCTCACTTGCCATCAAGATTTTAACTATATCCAAGAGGCCATGCGCACAGGAGCGATTGATTACGTTGTCAAAACGCAGCTGGACAAGGAAAGCATGGACGATATTCTAGACCGTATTGTTAAGCGAATCCAGTTCGAGAAGTCGAATCAAGCATCGGGCGCTCTTGTTACCCATTCCACAGCAGAGGAAAAAGCCATCTGGTTTGTTGCTGGAGTACACCCACGGGTTGTGGACGACTTATACGCCGAGCTGCAACGCGCCGGAATTCACTCTCCGGCAGCCCTCGGTGATAATCTATGGTCGATCCCCTCAACGGTTCAAGAATCCGTCATTATACAATTCATGAATCAGACGAATGCTTGTGTCTTCTTGAAGGTGTACGGCCATAATCAACCTTCCGTATCGGCGCTACGGCAATACTTGTTCTACGCATACGAGCCGCATCGGAAAGTATACGACGTGCTGCGGCCAACGGTACAAGAGGACGGACATTCCAACAAATATGAGAATATGCTTGATGAAATATGGTTCTCGTTACATTGGATTTATGATGAGAACGCTTGGAACAGCCTAACCGCCTGGATCGAACAAACGAAACCCAGTCTCCTCCAACTGCAGGACCTACTGAGCGAATTGCTGCAAGTATGTCATGAATTGCTCCCGTCCGAAACCTTGGATACGAACGAGCCACCCCCCCCTTCTTTAGGAACTTGGTGGGCGTTCAAAGCATGCATCAATGAATTACGAAGCAGAATCCAAGTCAGAATGAAGCAGCTGGACTATTTTGACGATATCATTATCTCCATTATGAAAGCGCTTCATATCATGAACGGCCTACAAGACTTCTATGTCAACCGCGATATGATCGCATCCAAAATCAATATGAGCAGCGGTTATTTCAGTGAATGCTTCAAAGAGATCACTGGAAAATCATTCGGTGAACATATGAAAACATTACAAATTAACAGGGCAAAAACGCTGCTCGAAACCACAACGTATCCGATTTATCATATTGCCGAACGATCCGGCTATAAGGATGATAAGTATTTCAGTAGAATCTTCCGCGAACGCGTCGGCATAGGACCTGCAGAATACCGAAAATTACGCGAGAGGAGCGGATCGAACGTATGA
- a CDS encoding DUF1048 domain-containing protein has product MRIRDIIEGKKEWRAHVARVKALPRDYQIVYKEIQKYLFKVGPVELTEGTDLLSGIVDLFEEGAALGKGVLDVTGSDVAAFCDDLIKDSKTYADIYQESVNQEVSKAMKKVTDKKK; this is encoded by the coding sequence ATGAGAATACGAGATATCATCGAAGGCAAAAAAGAGTGGCGAGCGCACGTGGCGCGTGTCAAAGCGCTCCCGCGAGATTATCAGATTGTTTATAAAGAGATTCAAAAATATCTCTTTAAGGTTGGCCCTGTTGAACTAACCGAAGGTACGGATTTGCTATCGGGGATTGTCGATCTTTTTGAAGAGGGCGCGGCCTTGGGGAAAGGCGTGCTCGATGTGACGGGCAGTGACGTTGCAGCTTTCTGCGACGATCTAATCAAAGATTCCAAAACTTACGCTGACATCTATCAAGAATCTGTTAATCAAGAAGTCAGCAAGGCCATGAAAAAGGTTACGGATAAAAAAAAGTAA
- a CDS encoding DUF1048 domain-containing protein, with protein sequence MNFWEKITGSDMTKEFKSFESRVKKLPADYQAAWKKISANLWPHSDFTGRNLMPIFDGVLGLLEEAAADGQSVQEVLGDDIKGFCSALAGEEGAKSYRDKWREQLNNNIAKKLGK encoded by the coding sequence ATGAATTTTTGGGAAAAAATCACTGGCAGTGACATGACTAAAGAATTCAAATCATTTGAATCGCGAGTAAAAAAGCTACCGGCTGATTATCAAGCGGCATGGAAAAAAATTAGTGCCAATCTATGGCCGCACTCCGATTTCACCGGTCGCAACCTCATGCCAATTTTTGACGGTGTGCTTGGCCTGCTTGAAGAAGCGGCGGCGGACGGTCAGAGTGTCCAAGAGGTATTGGGTGACGATATCAAAGGCTTCTGTTCGGCGCTGGCCGGCGAAGAAGGGGCAAAGTCTTATCGCGACAAGTGGCGCGAGCAACTCAACAATAATATCGCTAAAAAACTAGGTAAATAG
- a CDS encoding PadR family transcriptional regulator produces MLKGVLEGCVLEIISREETYGYEITRTLNAIGFTDVVEGTVYTILIRLEKNKLVEITKKPSEMGPPRKFFAINDAGREELRKFWEKWGFVSSKINELKEKKQ; encoded by the coding sequence ATGCTCAAAGGCGTGCTTGAGGGCTGCGTCCTAGAAATAATAAGCCGCGAAGAAACCTACGGCTACGAAATCACGCGGACGCTGAATGCCATTGGCTTCACAGATGTTGTGGAGGGAACGGTGTATACCATCCTAATCCGGCTTGAAAAAAACAAGTTGGTGGAGATCACCAAGAAGCCCTCCGAAATGGGACCGCCACGAAAGTTTTTCGCGATCAATGACGCGGGGCGCGAGGAACTGCGGAAGTTCTGGGAAAAATGGGGGTTCGTATCATCAAAAATTAACGAGTTAAAGGAGAAAAAACAATGA